DNA from Pseudomonas putida:
GCAGCCGGCGCAGGTGGTGCGGCGGGGCGGTACGCGTTGGGTGCTGCAGCCTGGGCCAGAGGTTGTACCTGCTGTGGCCACCATTGCTGGGCCAGCCACAGGCTCACGGCAATGGCCACGGCGCCCAGCCACAGGCCCAAGGCAACGCACAGGATCAACTGCAACGGCTTGAGGGTGATTTTCAGTTCACGGTGGCGGGGCATGGCAGCCTCCTGGCAAGGTGGTCGGGGTGCATTGTCGCATGCGCATGGGCATTTTTCCGCGCAGGTGCTTTTGTCGGCGACAATTTATGCGCAGAATTCGCGGTTTTTGCATCAGCACGGGAGGGGCGCATGAACGCCACCTGGGACATCTTCTGCAGCGTCGTCGACAACTACGGCGACATCGGCGTGACCTGGCGCCTGGCCCGGCAGTTGGTGGCCGAGCATGGCATGGCCGTGCGCCTGTGGGTGGATGACCTCAACGCCTTCGTGCCCATGTGCCCCGGTGCCGATGCCACCGCTGCGCAGCAGTGGCAGCACGGTGTGGATGTACGCCACTGGCCGGCGCAGTGGTTGCCGGTGGTGCCGGCCGATGTGGTGATCGGCGCGTTCGCCTGCCAGCTACCGGCGGCTTATGTCGAAGCCATGCGTGCCCGCCCGCTGCCGCCGCTGTGGCTGAACCTTGAGTACCTTAGCGCCGAGGATTGGGTGGAGGGTTGCCATGGCTTGCCTTCACCGCAGGCCAACGGCCTGCGCAAGGTGTTTTTCTTCCCGGGGTTTACCGAAAGAACCGGTGGCTTGCTGCGCGAGGGCTCGCTGCTGGCGCGGCGTGACGCGTTCCAGCAGTCCGCCGATGCGCGCCAAACCTTCCTGCAAGGGCTTGGCGTAAACCCTGTGCCGGGGGCGTTGCTGGTCTCGCTGTTCGCCTACGAAAACCCACAGTTGGCCAGCTGGCTCGATGCCCTGGCTACAGGTGCGCAACCGTGTCACCTGCTGGTGCCGCAAGGGCGCATCGTCGCAGGGCTCAGCCAGTGGCTTGGCGAGGCGCAACTGCAGGTGGGCGATGTGCGCACGCGTGGGGCGCTGACCGTACAGGTGCTGCCTTTCGTCAGCCAGGACGACTTCGACAGGCTGTTGTGGAGTTGCGACTTCAACGCCGTGCGCGGTGAGGACTCGTTCGTGCGTGCGCAGTGGGCGGGGCAGCCGATGCTGTGGCACATCTATGTGCAGGACGAGAATGCCCATTGGGAAAAGCTCGAAGCGTTTCTGGCGCATTATCGCCGTGGCTTGTCAGGCGATGCCGATGCCGCCTTGCTTGGCCTGTGGCGCGCCTGGAACATGGATTTCGACATGGGCCAGGCCTGGCAGGCGGCCCGCCAGCATTGGCCAGAACTGCAGCAACATGCCCGGCGTTGGGTGGTGAGACAGGCCGCTCAGCCGGACCTTGCCACAGCGCTAGTACACTTTTACCGAAATTCGCTATGATACGCGGCCTCGATTTTTATAAATCCATCCAGATTCGGATACTTCGTAATGAAAACTGGTAAAGAACTGAAACCCGGTACCGTCCTGCGGATCGACAACGACCCGTGGCTGGTTCAAAAAGCTGAGTTCACCAAGTCGGGCCGTAACAGCGCGATCATGAAGACCAAGCTGAAGAACCTGCTGACCGGCTACAAGACCGAAACCGTATACGGTGCGGACGACAAGCTGGACGACGTGATCCTGGATCGCAAAGAAGCGACCCTGTCGTTCATCAGCGGTGACTCGTACACCTTCATGGACACCACCGACTACACCATGTACGAACTGAACGCCGAAGACATCGACGCCGTTCTGCCGTACATCGAAGAAGGCATGGAAGACATCTGCGAAGCCGTGTTCTTCGAAGGCCGCCTGGTATCGGTTGAACTGCCGACCACCATCAGCCGTCAGGTTGTCTACACCGAGAACGCTGCTCGCGGCGACACCTCGGGCAAGGTCATGAAGCCTGCCAAACTGAAGAACGGCACCGAGATCCAGGTTGCCGACTTCATCCAGATCGACGAGTGGATCGACATCGACACTCGCGACAACAGCTTCAAAGGCCGTTCCAAGAAGTAATTCTTCTTGCGAGACGCAAAAAACCCGGCCTTGGCCGGGTTTTTTTATGCCTGGGCCTTACACCGTCACATGCAGGCGTACATCCACATTACCGCGGGTGGCATTGGAGTACGGGCAGACCTGGTGCGCTTTCTCCACCAGCCCTTCGGCATCCGCCTGGGCCAGGCCCGGCAGGTTGATGTGCAGGTCGATGTCCAGGCCGAAACCGCCCGGGATCTGCCCGATACCCACCTTGGCGGTGATCGAGGCATCTGCCGGCAGGGCTTTCTTCTCTTGCCCGGCCACGAATTTCAGGGCGCCGATGAAGCATGCCGAATATCCGGCGGCGAACATCTGTTCAGGGTTGGTGCCGTCACCGCCAGCGCCGCCCAGTTCCTTGGGGGTGCTCAGGCTGACGACCAGCTTGCCGTCGCTGGACTTGGATTTGCCGTCGCGCCCACCGGTGGAGGTAGCTTCTGCGATGTACAGCGGAGTGACCTTTTGCATCTTGAGCCTCGCTAATGTGCTGTGCGCTCCCGTTTGCAGGAGGGCGCGGGTTGGTGTGGGATTTAAGTTAGCGCGCAATTAGTTAGTGCGCAAGATAAATCGTCACCGCTCATCCGAACGGCCACAGCACAGCATAGTCCTCAGAGGTTTTTCTGCAGGCTCTCACGCAGGTCCAGCAGGTCCGCCTGCAGTTGCTGCAATTGCTCCAGGGTGCGCCCGCTGGCCTTGAGGATGCACTGCGGGACCTG
Protein-coding regions in this window:
- the earP gene encoding elongation factor P maturation arginine rhamnosyltransferase EarP: MNATWDIFCSVVDNYGDIGVTWRLARQLVAEHGMAVRLWVDDLNAFVPMCPGADATAAQQWQHGVDVRHWPAQWLPVVPADVVIGAFACQLPAAYVEAMRARPLPPLWLNLEYLSAEDWVEGCHGLPSPQANGLRKVFFFPGFTERTGGLLREGSLLARRDAFQQSADARQTFLQGLGVNPVPGALLVSLFAYENPQLASWLDALATGAQPCHLLVPQGRIVAGLSQWLGEAQLQVGDVRTRGALTVQVLPFVSQDDFDRLLWSCDFNAVRGEDSFVRAQWAGQPMLWHIYVQDENAHWEKLEAFLAHYRRGLSGDADAALLGLWRAWNMDFDMGQAWQAARQHWPELQQHARRWVVRQAAQPDLATALVHFYRNSL
- the efp gene encoding elongation factor P produces the protein MKTGKELKPGTVLRIDNDPWLVQKAEFTKSGRNSAIMKTKLKNLLTGYKTETVYGADDKLDDVILDRKEATLSFISGDSYTFMDTTDYTMYELNAEDIDAVLPYIEEGMEDICEAVFFEGRLVSVELPTTISRQVVYTENAARGDTSGKVMKPAKLKNGTEIQVADFIQIDEWIDIDTRDNSFKGRSKK
- a CDS encoding organic hydroperoxide resistance protein; protein product: MQKVTPLYIAEATSTGGRDGKSKSSDGKLVVSLSTPKELGGAGGDGTNPEQMFAAGYSACFIGALKFVAGQEKKALPADASITAKVGIGQIPGGFGLDIDLHINLPGLAQADAEGLVEKAHQVCPYSNATRGNVDVRLHVTV